From Candidatus Zixiibacteriota bacterium, one genomic window encodes:
- a CDS encoding histidine kinase — protein MISQTKNEQPLLGLTGRRNWLILWLLWTAIGLLHAVRLYTVYNFRMQELWLSWPQAIVWSLIEWYIWGLLSLVIVRVCVWLPFDRKTWKRSLFLQIAAAVPIVLLHVVVWASLSRATSHWYYNKVTSFAGTYSDAILGGIVGRAQAGLLTYFLIAAAVYAIRHYRSLREREVHLASLQAQLAGARLETLKAQLHPHFLFNTLNAISSLIHTDPGQADYVIARLSDLLRTTLDSSASQQWTLRQELAFLDCYLDIQKCRFPDRLRVRQDIDPDTLDALVPTVALQPLVENAIRHGISHRVEGGELIIRGRRENTQLVLEVADDGPGFVNGNRDGSGKGIALTRDRLHQFFGENGSLTITQQRHNGVLASIRIPLIMDNRKCEDFADQQNGSPGSSADR, from the coding sequence ATGATCAGCCAGACAAAAAACGAACAGCCGTTGCTGGGTCTTACTGGTAGGCGAAATTGGCTCATCCTGTGGTTACTCTGGACCGCCATAGGGCTCCTTCATGCCGTGCGGTTGTACACGGTCTACAACTTCCGAATGCAGGAGCTGTGGCTGTCGTGGCCGCAGGCTATTGTCTGGTCCCTGATCGAATGGTATATTTGGGGCCTTCTCAGTCTGGTCATCGTGCGCGTGTGCGTCTGGTTGCCCTTTGATCGCAAGACCTGGAAGCGCAGTCTGTTTCTTCAGATTGCCGCAGCCGTGCCAATCGTGCTCTTGCACGTGGTGGTCTGGGCCTCCCTCTCGCGTGCAACAAGTCACTGGTACTACAATAAGGTTACCTCGTTCGCCGGCACGTATTCTGATGCGATCCTTGGAGGCATAGTGGGTCGCGCCCAGGCGGGACTGCTCACTTACTTTCTGATTGCGGCCGCGGTATACGCCATCCGGCACTACCGGAGCCTGAGGGAGCGGGAGGTCCATCTGGCGAGTCTGCAGGCGCAGTTGGCCGGTGCCCGTCTGGAAACACTCAAGGCGCAACTCCATCCCCATTTTCTCTTTAACACGCTCAATGCCATCTCGAGCTTGATCCACACCGATCCGGGGCAGGCCGATTATGTCATCGCCCGCCTCAGCGACTTGCTTCGCACCACACTTGATTCCTCCGCCAGCCAACAATGGACTCTGCGGCAGGAACTGGCATTCCTGGACTGTTATCTGGATATCCAGAAATGCCGTTTCCCCGATCGACTTCGTGTGCGGCAAGATATTGACCCCGATACTCTCGATGCGCTCGTGCCGACAGTGGCTCTTCAACCGCTCGTGGAGAACGCAATCCGACACGGGATTTCACACCGGGTTGAGGGAGGGGAGTTGATCATCAGAGGAAGGCGCGAAAACACACAGCTCGTGCTGGAGGTTGCCGACGATGGCCCGGGTTTCGTGAACGGTAACCGCGACGGCAGCGGGAAGGGGATAGCGTTGACGCGCGACCGCTTGCATCAGTTCTTTGGGGAGAACGGTTCGCTCACGATTACACAACAGCGTCATAACGGTGTTCTGGCCTCAATTCGAATTCCCCTCATAATGGATAATCGCAAATGCGAAGATTTCGCGGATCAACAGAATGGATCGCCCGGTTCGAGCGCTGATCGTTGA
- a CDS encoding response regulator — protein MDRPVRALIVDDEPLARKRIMTLLSSFADITVIGEAANGVEAIEAIRRRTPDLVFLDVQMPGLDGFDVIREIGTERMPMVIFVTAFDTHAVKAFEVNALDYLLKPFDKSRFAKALERAFGELRHRKPAGQLSNLLAAATMRPPEEMRLLVRTFGRVTIVIAGQIDWIRSAGNYAELHVGHETHLLRETMQTLGARLRPAGFVRIHRGYIINKRRVRSLRIHDDGDGTVLLHDHTELPLSRRYRRALDQMLHSDQ, from the coding sequence ATGGATCGCCCGGTTCGAGCGCTGATCGTTGATGACGAGCCGCTGGCACGCAAGCGGATCATGACTCTCCTTTCGAGTTTCGCGGACATTACGGTTATAGGCGAGGCGGCCAATGGCGTGGAGGCGATAGAGGCGATCCGTCGGCGTACCCCCGATCTGGTATTCCTCGATGTGCAGATGCCGGGACTCGATGGGTTCGATGTGATCCGCGAGATAGGTACCGAGCGAATGCCGATGGTGATCTTCGTGACGGCGTTCGACACGCATGCGGTGAAAGCGTTCGAGGTAAACGCCCTTGATTATCTGTTGAAGCCGTTCGACAAGAGCCGGTTCGCCAAAGCGCTTGAACGAGCGTTTGGAGAACTGCGGCATCGAAAGCCTGCAGGGCAATTGTCAAATCTGCTGGCTGCTGCCACCATGCGCCCACCTGAAGAGATGCGGCTCTTGGTGCGTACGTTCGGTCGTGTAACCATCGTTATAGCCGGACAGATCGATTGGATTCGCTCGGCCGGCAATTATGCCGAGTTGCACGTCGGCCATGAAACGCACCTGTTGCGCGAGACGATGCAGACTCTCGGCGCGCGCCTCCGGCCGGCCGGTTTCGTGCGGATACACCGCGGTTATATCATAAACAAAAGGCGCGTTCGTTCATTGCGAATTCACGACGACGGCGACGGTACCGTCCTGCTTCACGACCATACCGAACTGCCGCTGAGCCGGAGATATCGACGAGCGCTCGACCAGATGTTGCACTCAGATCAGTGA